In Pomacea canaliculata isolate SZHN2017 linkage group LG12, ASM307304v1, whole genome shotgun sequence, a single genomic region encodes these proteins:
- the LOC112577339 gene encoding uncharacterized protein LOC112577339, with the protein MNTDPVLLAGTILYTSYILCPLTGECWSVGRYRAAYVTCPLKNGRQPFALSLSWKDCGAGDVTPTNLLAVLRPPKANNFTVCVTALNYKYSRAYELVEMIELNRLLGADKFVFYVNSVGSNVENVLRWYAAQGLVVLIDWRLPMRVDHWPPAKEEPEVHYFAQLASHNDCLNRFRWSTRYLVYQDLDEFIIPKKRTTWAELIEDVDKTMSEPPAVYLVQCTFFRKEWPQNSENYPGRSTAEKFRSIVLSTDKRENKIFPHGARSKFIVNPRRVQTVGIHTIWSYRGRPSVAHLSPQDALLHHYRSWENPSDADKAVRDTDIYRFKDKLLERLTERWQQLPDVSLDIEISSYGTV; encoded by the coding sequence ATGAATACTGACCCGGTACTGTTGGCAGGTACAATACTGTATACATCATACATCCTTTGCCCTCTGACAGGTGAATGTTGGTCTGTTGGCAGGTATAGAGCTGCATACGTCACGTGCCCACTGAAGAATGGGAGGCAACCCTTCGCGCTCTCCTTGTCCTGGAAAGACTGCGGGGCCGGTGACGTCACACCGACCAACCTCCTGGCAGTGCTGAGGCCGCCCAAGGCCAACAACTTCACGGTGTGTGTCACAGCCCTTAACTACAAGTACAGTCGCGCCTACGAGCTGGTGGAGATGATCGAGTTGAACCGCCTGCTGGGCGCCGACAAGTTTGTCTTCTACGTCAACTCTGTGGGCAGCAATGTGGAGAACGTTTTGCGCTGGTACGCCGCCCAGGGCTTGGTGGTCCTCATCGACTGGCGGCTACCCATGCGCGTTGACCACTGGCCTCCAGCGAAAGAGGAACCGGAAGTGCATTACTTTGCTCAGCTGGCTTCCCACAACGACTGTCTCAACCGTTTCCGGTGGAGCACCCGGTACCTGGTTTACCAGGATCTGGACGAGTTCATAATCCCCAAGAAACGGACCACGTGGGCTGAGTTGATTGAGGACGTTGATAAAACTATGTCTGAACCTCCTGCTGTCTACTTGGTTCAGTGCACGTTCTTCAGAAAAGAATGGCCTCAAAACAGCGAAAACTACCCTGGCAGGTCTACTGCCGAGAAATTCAGGTCCATCGTGCTATCCACTGATAAACgagaaaataagatttttccACATGGAGCGCGTTCAAAGTTTATCGTAAATCCTAGACGCGTTCAGACTGTAGGTATACATACGATATGGTCCTATCGCGGGCGGCCGTCTGTTGCGCACCTATCCCCCCAGGATGCATTGCTGCACCATTACCGCAGCTGGGAGAATCCTTCGGACGCAGACAAAGCCGTCAGGGACACGGACATCTACCGATTCAAAGACAAGCTGCTGGAGAGGCTCACGGAACGGTGGCAGCAGCTACCCGATGTGTCTCTAGATATCGAAATTTCCAGCTACGGCACTGTCtga